Sequence from the Elephas maximus indicus isolate mEleMax1 chromosome 13, mEleMax1 primary haplotype, whole genome shotgun sequence genome:
attaaaaaaaaagagattaaacttgCATATTGGTCTCTGACAATTATTGGAGGGGCAGACATCAGTGTGCTCCTGCGATCTTAGGCCCACCACTCTGCTGTGGATCCATGGCTCGCCACTTATCAGGGATGGCTTTCTGTTTTCCTGAATTTACATTCTTGCCTAGGGAGTCTGCAGTGGGCTTGCGGAAATTTCTGGTGGCTTTACagtacttgggttcaaatccaggcccAGGATTTAGTGTGTGATTCTGGATGTCAGTCAACCTCATTTTCTTACTGAAGCCTTTctcttctcctctgtaaaatggaaaagtAATTGTGCCTATCTCATGGGGCTACTGAGAGGATTGAATGAGATGGTACTCTGAAGCAGTTAGCCTGGCTCATGTGGGAGTGGGAGCTCTTGATAAATAAAGGCAGAGCGGCAATATTTCCTCTTTGTGGCTGAAATAGATGAAGCTGGGCTTGGTAAACACAACAGAAAATGGTCACCAAGAATTGAGCTCATGAGAGGAAGCCTGTAGGAACAGGCTGTGACCGGAGGGTCcctcaatggctcatttttgggaagtagatcagcaggcctttctttcacacagTAGACAGGGCCCACATCTGCCTTCATCGTCAGCACCCAGTGTGCTGCCTGATAGGCAACCGGGAGCTGGGGCTCTCAGCCTTCAGGGTCTGTCAGAAGTTGCTGGgtagtatagttttttttttttatagttattgacgctccctgggttgtgcaaacagttaattgtgcttggctgctaactgaaaagttggtgatttgagttcacccagaggctccacggaagaaagccttggtgatctactttcaaaaaactgtaggagcacagttctactctgatgcacatgggctGCCAAGAGTCACAGCTGACTCAGCTGCAGCTgatttggggtttgtttttttggtgtaatTATTGAGAGCCTTGATCTGGTCTTCCTgcgttcaaatcccagctctaccacttatcAGCTATACAACTTTAGGCAGTTTACTTTGCCTCTTTTtggctcagtttccttatcagtaaaaggggataataacagtacctctATCCTAAGGTTGATGTGAGGATTAATGTAATAAGACATgtggaggaaattaaaaaaaaaaaagatcagtattTAGCTATAACTGAGATTAAATGCTTTAAAGAAAGCACAGTGTTTTGATTAGGATCAAAAAAAGCTgttaagtctattccaactcatcacAACCCCCAttcgtgtcagagcagaacgtgctccatggggttttcagtggctgatttttgggaaatagatcaccaggcttttcttccaaagtgtctCTAGGCGAACTGATTTTCCGTAAGGGCTGATTTTCGTCCCtaatcagctgtgtgacctcgggtCGGTCCCCAGTCTCTGAGCTTCCCTTCCCTCATCTGTGCAGCTGGGTCTCCGGGTTCCAACCGCCTAGACTCTCGTTATTCACCGAGGCCTTCCCCCGCGCTGTGCCTGATCGCCGAGCGCCGAGGGCAGAGCTGTTCGACAGTAGAGGCACCTGGAGCAACAGGACTTGGAGGCGGGAACTGGAGACAACTAGAGACTGGAAGGCGGGGGAAGAGGTACGCGCTCCGGCTGCTCCCAGGGCCAGAGGGGGCCAGACGCACGTGGGTAGGCTCGCGGGCGGCAGTTAGGATGGTGGGCAGCCTCGGGTTCAACGAAAGGCAGCGTTTTTATCCATCAAAATTGCCAGAGATGGGGAGAGGCGGGCTGGACTGGCGAGAGAGTGGCTTCCTTTCAGCAGTGAGACCCCACGAGTTCCAGGTATCAATTGATTAACACCCAGTGTTCCCACATGGGGCTCCTTGCTGTCCACTCTCCACCAGCGTGCAGGAACTGGCGGCTTGTACATTTTGGAACTGAGTGCCCACGCCTGGTACAACGTGGGAGAGCAATTTCACAGGCTGTTGTTGGGCGTGGTGTGTAGGTCCTTTACTTCCGCAGATTCGGGCGCTCCCAGATTTCAGTGGGAAAGAAATTGGCGACACCCTTTGTACTATCGTGGTACTTTACGCctaagggataaacaaaaaattcaaaacgCCACCCCACGACCGCGGCAGGACTCGAACCTGCAATCTTCTGATCCGAAGTCAGACGCCTTATCCATTAGGCCACGCGGCCGCTCGACACACGGGCCCCCTTCGACAGACTAAAAAGTATTGTTACCGCCCACCTGCTTGGTTGGGACCAGCCCACTTTCTTCTTGAGGCGGGGAGGTTGGACCTTGGTTCTCGGCGCGCCGCAGGGAGGACTCACCCGGAAGTCTCCCTCGTCCCCCCGCGGGCAGATCGGTCCATTTGCGGTCCTCCTATTGGTCGCACCGGGAGTCCCCCGTCTGCCTCTCGGGTAGCCGCGGGACCGCGCGGGGCGCAGACGGGAAGTTGCGGCTGCCAGCGAGGCGGACTGGTCGGTGGGAGGCCACACGCCACCCCGAGGCTGCATAGGCCGCACGGAGGGGGACGCCGCGTCGCCGGCCTGGGGTCGGGGGAGCCGGAGACCGGGAAGCACCGGGCGGACCGAGGTTTCCGGCGGGTTCGGCGTGGGGAGGCCGGGTCGCTCCGCGGCGGCGCGGCCCCTCCCTCTCTAGTCGGGGAGCGAGGCCCGGAGCAGGGCGGCGGCTCGTCCCAGGGCGCACCGCGGCGCCGCCGCCGGGCACAGGCGGGCGGACATGTGGGGCGGCCGCCCCCGCCTCATGCCGCGCGCGCTTGGCCTGCTGAGCCGGCCGGGTGTGGGTGGGGGCCCTGGGGGACGGCAGGCCCACCCGGTGGGTTCGAGTCCGGGCGCTGGCACTTGGCAGCATTAGGCCCTCGGGCCGCGGCGGTCGCGGTAATGGTAGCCACCCTTTGCCGAGCGCCGGGCCGCGCGACGTATTCGCCATGTGTCATCCAAACAGCAGTCCTATATGATGAGTAGAATTcataaccccattttacagactaaGAAATTGGAGCCTGAggagcttgcccaaggtcacacaacttgtAAGAGCCAGGACGGGGATTCAAACCCGCGCTCTCCTACTCCGAagtgtgctcttaaccactgcattcaGCTCCCCCAAGTTCAAAAACTTCCGTGAACCGCAGTGTCCTCAGGAGGGGTATTGCTGTTTCCCAGGGTTGTTTGAGGCTTAACTGAAAAAATGTACCTAAGCTTCTGTCACTGCCTGGCACGCAGTAAGTGCTCAAGGAATGATGGCTGTTAATATAACACGTAGCACTTACGTGACAAATAACACTTTATATCATCTCCTTTAGGATTTGGGGGCAGAAGGCAGGCATGGTCAGACCCATTTCACTGACAGGAAGACAGAGACAGGACGTGTCTCTCGCCAAGTCATCCAGCCAGTGAAAGCAGCCAAGCTGGAGCCAAAAGCCAGGTGTCCTGACTCCCAGCGGGGGGCTCCCTGCACCAATCATGAGCCGCTTGCTCTGGAAGAAGGTGGCCGGCGCCGTGGTGCCAGGGCCGGTTCCAGCTCTCGGGCGCTGGGTCTCCAGCTCCGCCCCCGTCCCCGACCCCAGCGACGGGCAGCCGCAGCCGCTGCAGCAGCAAATGCCATCCTCCGAGGGCGGGCAGCCGCGCTACAACCCGCTGCGCATCCAGATGCTCTCGAGAGGGCTCCACGACCAGATCTTCGGCCACGGCGGGGAGATGCCCGACGAGGCCGCGGTGCGCCGCAGCGTCGAGCACCTGCAGAGGCACGGGCTTTGGGGGCAGCCAGCCGCGTCCTTGCCCGACGTGGAGCTGTGCCTGCCGCCCCTCTACGGGGGCAACCTGGACCAGCACTTCCGCCTCCTGGCCCAGAAGCAGAGCCTGCCCTACTTGGAGGCGGCCAACTTGCTATTGCAGGCCCAGCTGCCCCCGCAGCCCCCGAGCTGGGCATGGGCGGAGGGCTGGACCCGGTACGGCCCCGGGGGGGAGGCCGAACCCGTGGCCATCCCAGAGGAGCGGGCCCTGGTGTTCGACGTGGAGGTCTGCTTGGCAGAGGGAACTTGCCCCACATTGGCGGTGGCCATATCCCCCTCGGCCTGGTAAGTGGGGGctggggccgggggcgggggacTTTAGCATGTGCGCAGGGCCCAGCTTTATAGTCCGGTTCATTGCACATTTACTGTGCTCCTGCCGTGTGCCAGGTGCTCATCTAGGCACTGAGATGTAGTGGTGAACCAAACAGGCTTGGCCCCTACTTTCATGGAGTTCACTTTCTAGTGGAAGGCACTAGAAAACAGGCAGGAAACAGATAACCCAAGAAAATGTAGTGGTAAGAGCTTTGTGGACAATCACAGTAGAGTGTCGTACTTGAGACTAATGGGGAGGTCATCTGAGATCACCATGATTTGGTGCCTTTATTTCCGACACCACGCCCCAACCCCCTTACTCTGAACAGACATATGAACAATTTCTATTTGGGGATGCTGTTGGTTATTTTGGGCTGGAGAAATCTTTTCGTGGGATGCCCCAGGCAACTCAAGACATTTAGCGTCCCCAGCCTCAGCCCTAAATGCCAGACCCAGTCCCCTCAACATTTCCAAATGCCTCCTGGAGGAGGAGAAACTGTGCTTCCTCCCCCCAGCTTCCCAAGCAGGTGTTTTGGTCCCAAGCAGATATATCCAGTCTCTCTTCTTTTTAAACAACTTTCTAAGTGCTGCACGAGTTTCTTTTACAGTGACAGCAGTACTGTCCAGCCGTTCTATAAAAGATGCAGTAAGGCCCGGTTTCAACAGAGTCCTAAACCATTTCTCCCCTTTTTTATTCTTCATTCCAGGACTAAAATACTATTTACAACCTTAATGCTTTCAGGCATGGCcagcaaaaagttggcagtttctttATTCCTATTGGAAGCTACATCTTTGTAAAGAAAGCTGCGAAATATTAAATATGCAGTTGAAAATGGTGAAAACATGGCTAAATAGATAAGGTAGGCACTGATGGCTGAACAGAGTAAAACTAGATGATTCCTCATTGATTTAGTTCCAGTTACGATGAGAATCACAGTACTTTTGTTGTGACTTGATGGTCAAAGTAAAGGGCCATCGTTTGAGAAGGTGAAATAGGTCTTGGTGGCTGCAAGAAAATGAGGAAACCAGTCAAAGAAAAGACTTGTTTTTTGACCGATGGGTCATTTTTGGCCAATTTACCTGAAGtcctcttttctcttccttcctgtcGTAACTTTTTACTACTCTTTCCtttgtctccccatccttgccatCCTCCTCTCATTTTCATTCCATCCTGGCCAGTGGTACGGGGGACATCGCTTAGTTTGCCTGGTGACAGCAGTCATTTTCAAGGCATAAGCTCACACTGAGACCTGCCTCCTGGGAGTCTATGATGAGTGGTGGTGGGTGCCAGATGGTGACCTTAGAGCAGTCCACTTTTACCCGGGCACATCCCTGCCACGTGGCAGTGTAATGCTAGGTACCTGGTCCAGTCCACACTTTGCAATGGGAAGGGGAAACTTCCAAAGGCTGTTGGTAAGGGCTTTTGGTCATCAGGCCAGAGGGACATTACACAGGCCATCAACATTTATCTGAGATTCACAAGAGAGCTGAAGGTGTTAATGGCATTGATTCCGACTTGTCTTAAATTTACCAAAGGTATTTACATTctggctttcttctttttatcaCAAATAAGTTTATAGTAAGATGGCTTCGTGCATAGCTGCAGACTTACGTCTTGACACCACTGTGGCTTTTTTTATTGCAGCTAAATTCCTGTCATCACTGTATCCTCagatatttagtattcttcagcctttttttctttgctgctttTAAGGACTTTGGGCTTTTTGACATGTTGGATtaaaagtgggggtggggggcgcctCAGTTTGGGTCCCTGGGTGTATTCCCACGAGTCAGAGTGTGGATTAGATTTTGCCAGTTTTAAAACCAGGaacttcttttttgctttttttttttttccctcccctgaaagaaactagtttgttgaaACTGTGTTGAGGCAGCTGACCCCGTCCCCTCCATAAGGGCTATAGGGAGCGCCTTTGCAGCTGTGGTGGCCACACACGTGGCCTCGTCACTCACTTTGATGCTGAGTGGGCCTTGACCTTTTGGAACAAACTGGCTTGCAACAGGCGTTTCCTCAGGGGCCGTTTCCCCGTGCTTAGCCTGTGAACCTTGAGCAAACTCCCAGCCTTTTCCTGAGTCAGTGCTGGGCCCCCAACAGGCAGCACTCTACCACGCCACCCCTAGCACGTTCTCGTACATTGTTTCCATTCCGGCGCTTTCCTTGGTCTCACTCAGGATGATTGCTTGGAGAGGCTACAGCACCTACCACAAAGTGTGTGACCTGTTTTTTGTCCTTCATAATCTTTTCAGCGTCAGATGACCCATCCTGTACGTTTATGcagtatttgccttttttttttttttgccattttaaattaaaaaaaatctcaactaCCACTTTGTACATTAGGTGTTCTGTGCTTACAGATGTGAGGGATTGGTGACGTTGATGTACACCTCAGAACCAAGCACAGGCTGGGTGAACATAGGGCCTAACAGACAGCTCGATGGCCCAGGCTAACATGCCTACACGGGACACCCAGCACTGTAGCATTTAATTCCATTTTTGTCTGTGGAAGCTGGAAAGTAAAGAAGCTTTGATAACTCCCTTTTTCCCCACACCTCCCCACTTAGCTCTGTCAGAGTTAGGAGCATCCCTTGGCCTCACTTTGTCCTCAGCTGCTAGTGTAGGTGCTGGCATGTAGTGGTAGGTGTGCGGTGGGTGTGGTGGAGCGGAAGTTTACTACCTCCAGGTGAACTTGCCTGCCTCTGGTCTCTCTCAGGTATTCTTGGTGCAGCCAGCGGCTGGTGGAAGAGCGTTACTCTTGGACCAGCCAGCTATCGCCGGCTGACCTCATCCCCCTGGAGATCCCTGCCAATGCTGGAAGTCCCACCCAGCGGGATTGGCAGGAGCAGCTAGTGGTGGGGCACAATGTTTGCTTTGACAGAGCCCACATCAGGGAGCAGTACCTGATCCAGGTAAGTCTCCTGGAACCATCTGCAGGTCTGGCGTAGGGtaggctaggagccctgatctCAGTGGCTAGGGAAGACATTGCCTCATCCCCTTGCAGCAGCTCTAGGTCCTCCTGTTGACCAGGCCTGCCTCTGGTCTCTGTGACCAGCTGATCTACCTCTGGAGCCTGCCTGGTACAGGAGACCTGAGTTGTCTCAGAGTGATAAGGGTCCTTATCTTCCAGTGGCATTTTATAGCTTTACACAGGTCCTTGGAGGCTCTGAGCCACATAGTCTGGGCTCACATCCTGCCCCAGCCACTGAAAAGCAGTGTGAGTACCTTAACAtccctgagcctcactttccttatTGGGTAGTGGTGTTAGGTGCTGGTGAGTTGGGTCCGATTCACAGtgaacaacggaacaaaacactgccaggtcttgctccatgctcacagtccttgctatgtttgagcctgttgttgctgtcactgtggcagtccatctcgttgagggtcttcctcttttttgctgaccgtcagctttaccaagcatgatgttcttctccagggactggtttctcctgataacatgttcaaagtatgtgagacaaagtctcactattctcccttctaaggagtattctgcctgtacttccaagacagatttgttcattcttctgatagtcccatggtttattcagtattctttgtcaacaccataattcaaatgcattaatttttctttggtcttccttattcatgtctagctttcgcatgtatatgaggtgactgaaaataccatggcttggtcaggtgtgccttagtcctcaaagtgacatctttgccttttttatttgtaaaaagaGTTACAGCAGAAGCTACTTCAGAATTGTTAGGATTTGAACAATGCATCTTTGTGAAATGCTCAGAACTGTGTCTGGTATATGGTAACGGCAACTCTTTATGAAGAGTGCCTTTTCATTGTgtcttcacaacagccctatgagtCAGGTGGGGCAGGTGAGAGCCCTTTAGACTGTACCTGATGATGGTGAGGCTCTGACAGCCTTGTTGACTTGCCCTGGGCCACAGAGCTGGTGAGTGGTAGGGCTGGGGCTGGAGGCCAGACCCGATATCTCCGAAGGCCTTGTTTGGGCCACTCTGCACCCAGCTTGCCCCTCTGAGCTGTTATTTCGGGATGCCGGGGAGCACCTAACGTGTTGAGATTGAGCCAGGCCTGCACCTTCAGGGGTGGCCGCACTTTGAGAGGACAGACCCCTCACAGATTGAGGGACAAGTGTGAATAAGCAGGAAGATTCTACACTTAATTGTGGAAGGCTGGGTGGTGGGTGTGGAGGCTCTGGGAGGAgctgagctggggctggggctcacACCACTGAAGCAAGGCTGCCGCTCAGCTGCTGCCTCTCTCCTCTTCTTCAGGGCTCCCGCATGCGCTTCCTGGACACCATGAGCATGCACATGGCCATCTCAGGGCTAAGCGGCTTCCAGCGCAGCCTGTGGATGGCTGCCAAGCAGGGCAAGCGCAAGGCCCGGCACCTCACACAGAAAGGCCAGAATTCTCAGAACAAAGGCAGGGGCCCGGCGGTGAGAGCACACTGTGGGTGGGCAGGAATGGGCACTTGGGACCACCACGCCAGCCTGCCTGTCTGCACATGCTGCACAGATCTGCACATGCTGATCTGCTGTGTCACTTGCTCTGGCCCCCAGATCGCATCCTGGGATTGGCTGGGCATCAGTAGTGTCAACAACCTGGCGGATGTGCATAGCCTTTATGTGGGAGGGCCTCCCCTAGAGAAGGAGCCGCGAGAGCTGTTCGTCAAGGGCAGCATGAAGGACATCCGTGAGAACTTCCAGGTATGAtgctggagggcagggctgtggGGAGGTGGGGTGTGGGGAGGTGGGCTGTGGCAAACCCTAGCTGAACCTTGGGAGGTACAGCTGTTGGCCTGACCCTGGGACCTGGCGGTGGTAGTGGGATGGCTGCCCACCCAGCGCCTTTTTGTCACCCTGTGCCAGGACCTGATGCAGTACTGTGCCCAGGATGTATGGGCCACCTATGAGGTTTTCCAGCAGCAGCTACCACTTTTCTTGGAGAGGTGAGGGAAACCTGTGTGGGAACCCCTGAGGACCAGTGGGTTCCCGTGCCTGGGCCCATGTCATCAGGTAGCAGTGGTTCTGGCTCAGGCTGGGGATGTTAGCTTTTCTGAGCTGAAAGAATGGAGCCACACTCCATCCAGTGGTGTCCACCTGGGCCCTGGGCTCTGGGTTTCTACCAAGGCTTTGCAGGAGGGGGCTGAGGGCTTGTGCCTGCGTTTTACATGCATGGTTCTGACTTATTAAGCACGTTCTCTGTACCCAGACCCTGAGCCAAGGGTTTCACATCCATCCTGTTAGGTCTATTAGTGAATCAGTCTCACCAGGGGTCAGAGACATAAGTATCAGCCAGACCTAGTTCACATCTTGttcgaccttgggcaagttacttggtTTCTCCAAGCCTCAGTGTTGTCATCTGTGAAACATACACAAATATTACTACCCCAGTTTTGATCTTTTGTGTGTATGCTAGCACAGTGCCCTGCACAGTCATTACTCAGCAGGTGGCAGCCATTTTCATCTTTCCCAACAGTAATTCCCACATTACCCCTAAGTGGagtgattgaattgtgtcctccaaaaatacgtTTTTAATCTTAAaccctatatctgtggatgtaattccatttgggcatagggttttctttgttacgttaataaggCCATAGCAGTATAGGATATGTCTTAAAATCTAAccacttttgagatagaaaaggcaGTTTAGGCACAGAAACAAGTAAGCATGAGTGGGGGAAAGATaaatgccatgtggagatctccaaagaactCTGAGAAGGATGCTACAgaaactgagacaaggattttcccccagagctgacagaaccttcccctagagctggtgccctgaattcagacttctagcctcctgaactgtgagaaaataaatttctgttcattaaagccacccccttgtggtatttctattatagcaccactaagaaactaagacacggAGGGAGTTAACTTCCGTTTTATAAATGGaagaactgagattcagagagatgaagtaacttgCTCAGGGTCCATGCTAGGatgtggtagagctgggatttaaaccccTGGCTGGCTGGCTTTAGAGATGTGCCATGGAGTGGTTGGGTTGAGGCTTGCCAAACTGGCTCAGGGATTGAGCCAAAACCTTGCCTCCTGTGATCATTCACAGCAGCCCTTGGGGTTTGCCTGCAGGTGtccccacccagtgactctggcCGGCATGCTGGAGATGGGTGTCCCCTACCTGCCTGTCAACCAGAACTGGGAGCGTTACTTAGCAGAGGCCCATAGCACCTATGAGGAACTCCAGCGAGAGATGAAGAAGTCACTGATGGACCTGGCCAACGATGCCTGCCAGCTGCTCTCAGGAGAGAGGTAGCCAGACCTGGGAAGGGGGTGTCTAGGCAGAGGATGGCCTGGCCCTCAGCTCGGCCTGAGCCCTGCCCTGGGGGACTGGCTCTGTAGGTACAAAGAGGACCCTTGGCTGTGGGACCTGGAGTGGGATCTGCAAGAATTTAAGCAGAAGAAGGCAAAGAAGGTGAAGAAGAAGGAGCCGGCCACAGCCAGCAAGTTGCCCACCACGGGGGCCGGGGCCCCTGGGGATCCCAAGGATCAGGAAGGTGGGGAGCATGGGTGGGAGGTGGGGCAGGGATGATCCTTGGGGAGGGGGAGGTCCCAGGACCCAGGGGTTGCACCACCCTTCTGGAGATGAACGGGCCGAGGGTAGGTCTTTCTTGAGACTCCCTCTGTTTCTGACTGTCCTCCCCAACCTTGGGCAGACCCTGGCCCCCCCAGTGAGGAGGAGGAGTCTGAGCGAGATGCTGCAGCCCGTGCCTGCCTGCAGCAACTGAAGGGGACCATAGAGCTCCTGCCTAAGCGGCCCCAGCACCTGCCTGGACACCCTGGGTGAGCCCCTCGTGCCCCTGCTCTCTGGCTGCCCTGGTCTGGGCTTTCCTTACAGTGTTCCTCCAGCTCAGGTGGCGTGCATGGGTGCAGTTACTCCCTGCTGCCTTTGTTCACCTAGCTTCCAGCATGCACTCACTCTCTAGTCCATGGCTTCCTTTACTCAGTGCACCAAGCACTGTCCATGTGCCGGCTCCCACTGCAGCACTGGGGACACAGATAGGAACATAATCTCTTCTTTTAAGTGGCTCCTCCCAAGGAGGAGCGATGTGTAGACCAGCCAGTGCAGCTAGTGTTTATGTTCATGGTGAGACACGAGACTGAGAGGTGTGGGGGCAGTGCCAAGTGCTGCCTGGGGAAACTGGGGAAGGCTTTGTTGAGGAGGTGACCCTTCCCTTGAGCCGCTAGGGTGGGCAGATGACATTAGGGTAGTCAGAGTGAACAGCAGAAGTTGACTTTGCTGCTTACACGAGTCTCTGAGCGAGCTCCTCCTTAAATGTTGTGCCCCGGGCACCTTGCCTACCTCACCCTGGTCCTGGCCCTGGAGAATGGCATGTGAGAGATGGAGCTCTGAAGGCCCTGGTGTGTCTCTGGAGTGGTAGGGAGCTCTGATGCTGGGAGGCAGGTGTGCTGCCTCCTCAGGCCACAGTTGTCCTGGATGCAAGTGTGGAGCTTGAGAAGGGAGCTTGGCCATGTGCTGGGCTGTGCCCATGGGTCCTGGCTTCGGAATATCCCTGTGGGGCTAACGTGGGGTCTTTTCCTTTTGAAATCATTTGTGTTGTTCTTTGTGGTTTCCATGGGAACCCTGACCAAAGCGCCCCAGAGAAGGGGACAGTGACTGTAGGCTGGGGTCCTCAGAAAGCCTTGGGCCCTTGGGTGGGCCACACCATGGGAAAGGAACCTTCCTTGCAGCCACACACTGCCCCCCCATCACTGTGACACTTCTTTCTTCCTGGTGGGGCATAGGTGGTACCGGAAGCTCTGCCCCCGGCTAGACGATCCTGCGTGGACCCCAGGCCCCAGCCTCCTCAGCTTGCAGATGCGGGTCACACCCAAACTCATGGCACTGACCTGGGATGGCTTTCCTCTGCACTACTCAGAGCAGCATGGCTGGGGCTACCTGGTGCCCGGGCGGCGGGACAACCTGGCCAAGGTGCCAGTGGGCACTGCCCTAGCATCAGCTGGGGTGGCCTGCCCCTACAGGTAAGGCTCAGTCAGGTTCAGGGGAGCGAGGGGCTAGAGCCCAAGGACCCATTCCCCTTGCCAGAGAAACCAAGGCCAGCACAAGCCAGTGGGAAGAGATTGGGTCTGAGAGTTTGGGCTCTCTTTCCTTTCCCATGGCTCCCCTTTCTTCTGAGCCACAGAGTCCAGGGGTAGAGGGGGTCTGGGGGTGTGGCACTCTGAGGCAGGAGAACTAGGGCCCTGCTCCTGGGCCCAGCAGCACAGCTGTGTTCCCAGGACCATGCAGAAGGAgggcccatggaagtggcagggCAGATGgggctttttttctcttttttgagtaTAATTTATCGAGCACTAATTATgtgcagttgttcaaatagagcaaaggaatactgtgtggtttaaaatcaggaaaggtgtgcgtcagggttgtatcctttcaccacacttaatctgtatgctgagcaactaatccgagaagctggattatatgaagaagaacgtggggTCAGTATTCAAGgcagactcattaataacctgtgacatgcagataacacaaccttgcttgccgaaaatgaagtgagcttgaagcacctactaatgaagatcaaagaccacagccttcagtatggattacacctcaacataaagaaaacacaaatcctcacacctggaccagtaagctacatcatgataaacacagaaaagattgaagttgtcaaggatttcatttttcttggatccacaatcaccacccatggaagcagcagtcaagaagtcaaacgac
This genomic interval carries:
- the POLG gene encoding DNA polymerase subunit gamma-1, translating into MSRLLWKKVAGAVVPGPVPALGRWVSSSAPVPDPSDGQPQPLQQQMPSSEGGQPRYNPLRIQMLSRGLHDQIFGHGGEMPDEAAVRRSVEHLQRHGLWGQPAASLPDVELCLPPLYGGNLDQHFRLLAQKQSLPYLEAANLLLQAQLPPQPPSWAWAEGWTRYGPGGEAEPVAIPEERALVFDVEVCLAEGTCPTLAVAISPSAWYSWCSQRLVEERYSWTSQLSPADLIPLEIPANAGSPTQRDWQEQLVVGHNVCFDRAHIREQYLIQGSRMRFLDTMSMHMAISGLSGFQRSLWMAAKQGKRKARHLTQKGQNSQNKGRGPAIASWDWLGISSVNNLADVHSLYVGGPPLEKEPRELFVKGSMKDIRENFQDLMQYCAQDVWATYEVFQQQLPLFLERCPHPVTLAGMLEMGVPYLPVNQNWERYLAEAHSTYEELQREMKKSLMDLANDACQLLSGERYKEDPWLWDLEWDLQEFKQKKAKKVKKKEPATASKLPTTGAGAPGDPKDQEDPGPPSEEEESERDAAARACLQQLKGTIELLPKRPQHLPGHPGWYRKLCPRLDDPAWTPGPSLLSLQMRVTPKLMALTWDGFPLHYSEQHGWGYLVPGRRDNLAKVPVGTALASAGVACPYRAIESLYRKHCLEQGKQQPEPQEAGLAEEFLLTDNSTMWETVEELGCLELEAEAKMENCQAAVPGQPSVLTAPSTVSQPTFHHGNGPYNDVDVPGCWFFKLPHKDGNSCNVGSPFAKDFLPMMEDGTLQAGPGGASGPRALEINKMISFWRNAHKRISSQMVVWLPRSALPRAVTRHPDYDEEGHYGAILPQVVTAGTITRRAVEPTWLTASNARPDRVGSELKAMVQAPPGYVLVGADVDSQELWIAAVLGDAHFAGMHGCTAFGWMTLQGRKSRGTDLHSKTAATVGISREHAKIFNYGRIYGAGQPFAERLLMQFNHRLTQEEAAEKAQQMYAVTKGLRRYRLTDEGEWLVRELDLPVDRTEDGWVSLQDLRKIQREASRKSRRKKWEVVAERAWTGGTESEMFNKLESIATSDTPRTPVLGCRISRALEPSAVQGEFMTSRVNWVVQSSAVDYLHLMLVAMKWLFEEFGIDGRFCISIHDEVRYLVREEDRYRAALALQVTNLLTRCMFAYKLGLNDLPQSVAFFSAVDIDQCLRKEVTMDCKTPSNPTGMERRYRIPQGEALDIYQIIELTKGSLEKRSQPGP